GATAAGGTTTGTGTTTATTGGATGGAATTCTTGCTGACTTCAACTGCTGACTTCATGCTTACATAATCATTGTATATATAACACCCCATTTGGCACCTATGCCATTCAAGCCCCCTATCCCATTCTCTTGAAATTCTAAACCCCCctccaccccaccccaccccaccccaccccataTTCAAGAAACCCCATTTGATTTGAGATCaacccacccccaccccactcACTCCACTCCATATTCAAGGAACCCCATTTGAGATCAAGCCCCCTTACCCCCACCCCACACATCAACCCATATTCAAGAAAACTTGAAGAATTCCTCTTCTTTGAATCAGTAACAATGGATAAGGAAGGAAAGAAGAGAAGCAGCAAAGAGAAAGGGAACAGCCTGCCCCCAAGAAGAGGTCAGATCAAGGGCAAGATATTTGAGGATTGGAAAGAAACATTGTGGGGTGGGGGCAAGAGGGATGATGATCACTGTGGAAGTAGCAATACTATTATAAGCCAAGAAAGCAATGGCAGGCCAGATTAGTACAATTCATTGCCTTAGCTATATGGATTGTTCGACTAAAATGTATCAAGaagcatacatatatatatatgtatgtatataggtGGAATTTCTTGGTGAGTGgcaatttcaatttatagtacatgattttaaatttttttatttgaatacaattttatagtaaaaaatagcTGTAAAAATACGGATTTTGAgagtaattacaattattatcatagttgtatataaatatcgataaaaatatattagacgtttgttgtaataattttaatttttattttaatgaataaattttgtagACTTGATCTAATTAAATCAAGTAACGTAAAGTACTTTCGTCAAAATTTGATACCAAATCTTTGAAGTAATTAcctttacataaattatttttagtagtgtacatgaaaagaagaaagaacaaattgattgaaaattcagtcacaaaatcaatcaattaatcATCCAATtgttagaaagaaaaagagaatgaaaagaaagctCTAGTTATTCGAAGATATTATTCATTGGAAAACCTTAAAAGCGCACTATGTGTGAGGGAATTTAGTTCCATAATCGTGTTTACTCATTGGAGggacagaaaagaaaaaatatttaaaaggaaagagattcttgaaaatctgaaacgaaaaaacaaacatacaGGAAAATCGAAAGgaggaggaaaagaaaagagtatGAGGTTCCGATTCAAACAGCCAGTGCCATTGTCTTTGCTCCAGCCGCGGCAAGCGGCGGCTGCGGCGGCGTCGCTTCATTCAGTAACAAAGCAGTTGTGTAATTCTTTATTAACTATTTCAAACGCTTTTACTTCGTAATTCAGTGTTATtttgtctaaaaatttaaacttgtGTGTGAATTCATCTTgaaatgttattaattttacagTTCATCATTTGGGATTGCGTTCGATATAGATGGGGTGATACTTCGTGGTACAACTCCGATTGGGAATTCACGGAGAGCGCTGAGAAGATTGTATGATGATTCTGGTACTCTTACTTTCTAGTATTATATTAGATTAAAGATTCGTGGGTTTCGGAGTATATTGGGCGGAATCAGTTGTTTGAGGTGAAAGAATGTTAATTAGTCAAATAGGTTTCTTTTGTGAAGCTGTTGATTTTTGAGCTTGTTGGTTGATTTGTATGGCACCATTGCAGTTTGGTGCACGAAGGGTTTTTGATTGTGAAAGATGGTATTGATTGAAGTTAGGTTCGGTTGTTAACTGGGACTTTTTGTTGTCCGCATTTCGTCATGTGTTTGATATCAAGTTCAAGAATCACATTTGAGAAAACAATAATAGTTAGTTCTTCATCTAGATTCTAGAAAGCATTAGCATCTTGTCTTATGCATACTGGATGGCACGTTTACTTctgtcatggaattctgaCTTACTCCTTGCTTGCAGGTGCTATGAATattccttttctatttctgaCGAATGGTAGGTGTTAGcagttttcatatttttcattcgGGGCACAATGAACTCTCATGGAGCTCTgtgtttgagaaaatatacTTTCATGTGATAGTTATGACTGTTCTTAGGCAAAACAATGGCAATAAGAATCTGAAGGAATTAATACAATCTCATGTGTCTTAGGTGGTGGCATCCCAGAGTCCAGAAGAGCCTCAGAATTAAGTGATATTCTTGGAGTGAAGATTTTAGCTTCTCAGGTATAATCATGTTACGTCCATCAATCATGTTATGTCCATCGGGAGTTGCCCAGTGCATAGTAATATCCGTTCTTGTGAATGAGTTATGTGCCTGTGCTTTGGATGTAGGTAGTGCAAGGTCACTCACCCTTTAGAACTTTGCTAAAGAGGTATATTACCTCCTCTTATTGATAGTTTTCTTCACATATTGCTTTACTTTCCTTCCAGTTTCTCAGTATAATTCTGTCTGTACATTTCTGAATCTATTTTCAAAGAGAAACATAAGATTACGAGTACTCCAACCAACAGGTTTGTGTTCCTATGGTGTGAAATTTTAGGAGTGGGCAAGTTTTCTGGGATTGTAGGAAGAACATTTGATTTCAATGTCATCTAAGGCAATACTGATGATGAACTTTCAGGTTGTCCATTTCCAGCAAAAGGTATTTTAAGTTAACTTGTGGCTTAGGTGCTATGTTGTACTCATATCTACTGATGATGTTTTAGATGTTCAGAATGGAATTATAAAACGACAATTCACATTGAAGTCTTTGGCAATAGGATTGTCTGCTAACCTAGTAAAGTGAGAATTGTTTGACAACCTTGTAATTTCCAGTCTCCCTATgctttttcttaattgaatAAATCTGCTTAAGTGGagtcttttgtttttcctatCTAATCTTTGTTGATGATTTTCGTGGAACTTACTAGTGTGATTAGCAAATTGTTCATGAGTTCTTACAATTGTTTGTCGTCTTCTGTTTTAGATATGAAAATGAATTCATTGTTGCTACTGGAAAAGGGGAACCATATGAAAATGAATTCATTGTTGCGAAAGGAAAAGGGGAACCTGCCGTTGTTATGTCTGAATATGGCTTTAAGTAagctctctcttctctctctctctcttcttatTTCGTTGAAAGAAATTTGATTCTTCTTTTAGTACATGTAGAGTGTGATTGGTATGCATGAATGGATTTGAGTGTGAATGGAATgaactgaaaaatgaaataaaagtagGAATGGAGTAGTTTTAATATAACCTTCCTATGTTTAGTATAATGAAGGAATAAGAAAaggaattgaataaaaaaattcaaatcacttgtttatatgtttggtggatagtaataaaatttgaaggaaaaagaattaaacagacacacaaaaattttgttacataagaaatattattttaaaatattaaattaaatataaatttacaatatatatatctatatatatatatttgaatgatTTTATGTATTAGATATCCAATAAATACTTCTTATATACGAAAGAAATAtcaaacttattaaaaaagaacaaatatcaataatattagataaattcaatataatattttacactTATAGTAACTACatttataataacatataatttttgtgattacaaaatcttgaaaatgcaaatttttattaaatgttatttcgcaatataaaaaaaataatgtattccCAATCTAATGGGAATAGCTAAAACCATGGGGGAGATATGGAATAGCTATTCCATACTTGTAGGAATAGGCAttcctaatattaatttataccaaGCATATATTTAGGAATGAGCTTAGGAATGCTTATTCTATTCCTTGCTCATTGCTACATACCAATCTTCCCATTAGTTGTTAAGTCACAGTACATGCAGGAGAGTTATCTCACTAGAGGAGTATGCATCACAGTTCAAGAACATTGATCCTGTGGCTCAGTACAAGAGGTGGACAACTGAGCAGGAATTGAACTGCTCACGAAATTCTGAGAAGATTGCCTCGAGCCATATCGATTGTTCCCAAAAGGTCAAAGCTGCTTTTGTTGTTAGTGATCCTGTTGACTGGGGGAGGGACATACAGGtatattttgttatgtgtATATAAGAGCACCAAGAGCTTGCAAATTGCTTGTTGAAACACAAAggatcatttttctttctgtagTTCAGTGATCAATTATCTGTTCATTGTGTGACTTAAATCGGATGCATACTCATAATCTTGTGTCTATATTGCAAGTCACATAGATTATATTCTGAGACATTGTTACAGATTTTTCCTTAGTCAAAAGCAAAACTATAATTGGAAGTGGTGTAGCGATAACAGGCAATTCGATCTTACATCATCACATGGTACTCCAGATATCAGAATCAACACTTGAATTGCTTGATGTACAGTCAAAGTAACCAGGATCACCTTCTCTTGGTTCAGGGAGGTAGAAACCATTTTTTTGAATCAAACATTTATGATgccttaattaatatttatgataatgaAAAGCTCTTTCTATGAGTATCGTTACCTAATCAATTCCATTTCATTCATCTGCATGCTCATTTGTTTTGCCTTGTCGTCTCATATGAGGAATCATGAATCCTATCGTATTCCCATCTTTGAAACAAGTAACTGACAAAATCTAGGTTCTGTGCGATATTTTGACATCTGGAGGTGTTCCTGAAGAGGAGAATGGGCAACAACCACCACTGTATTTTGCTGCAGATGATCTGCAATACCAGGTTAGTAACAATTGTTGCTGTGCGGAGATAGTAAACAAGATGTAGATATCTTCCAGTGTTCAGAATTTTGCTCGgcctctaattttaatttttgaattttgaagtgCGGTGGAAAAGAAACTTTCTatgatgatattaacaaatatagtGTTAACTTGTAACTTGCATTTATTCACATTTGATAAATGATGAGAATATACTGTGCTGATGAGTTGTCAAATTATTACAGGCTGCATTTCCTTCAGAACGTCTTGGTATGGGTGCATTTAGGATCGCTCTCGAGAGTGTCTTCAATAGGTACTTTTATGGTTGTGAAATTCCATTCATCCCCACCATGGTAGGAAATTGTAAGACATATTATGAAACGTGtgcagaaacaaaaaggaaaatcaaaCACAACTGCACACAATTTATACGTGGTTTGAAGAATACTCCTATGTTCATTACCACTCAAGTTCTTTTATTCGGGTAGAATTTCATACAACTGTAATAGACTATCACCAGTTAACTATTTATACGAGGAAACCTCTAgaacattttaaattacaattttcccaTCGACAAGCAACATGTAACACTCTCCACACTCTGATATACTATGTCGAACCTTACACAAAATGGTCTACTCAAAAGGTCTGCAGTAATCCACCAACATGAAACATGGCCAAGTATACTGGAATGCTGTTCTTCAGTTGTTCCTTCTGTATTACTCTTTGCTTATTATTGATTACCCAGttttcaatgaattttcagaattcatGACAAACCGTTGGAGTATACATCTTTCGGGAAACCAAATCCATTTGTTTTCAGCAATGCGGAAATGATATTAAGACAGCTCTTGCAATTTCCCACTCCTGGTAATGTCGGAACGGAAGATGTCAGGTTACCTTCTTTCAAAACCCTGTACATGATTGGCGACAATCCCTTGGTTGATGTCAAAGGAGCACAGCAGGTCTCTCTTGTTTTCAGTTCAACTATTATAATCAGTTGTTCAATCATATGTTCACATAATGATTGGTTATGTTGTTTCTGAGGCAACTTGTTCTCATTCCACAGGCAGGATACCCCtggttttcaattttgaccaGGACAGGTGTTTTCAGGCAAAGGGAGAACCATACACAGTATCCAGCTGATATGGTAAACCTAATGATTCTGTActctttgtttcttcttcttttcacCGTTGTATCTGTGAAAACAATTTGCCGTAGTCTTTCTTTACATGGTTTTCTCGTCGTCTCCTTGTTTCCTATCATGACCACATGGTTTTGCATTTTGTGTTCCACCCCTGCGCGCTGTGGTCTGAACACTCCGAGGTCTcttattctatattttatcgGCCTGGGAACATCATTGTGAATCATGTCACATCAGCATAATGTAGATTCTAGTGGCAACGTGGTTTAATTATCATGTCTAATGTTTCCATATCAAGCACATATAAAAATTCTTCTTCGTGATGCTTATGTTGGAGCCCGGTGCCGCCTTAAATTGTTACATCTAAGGATTGTGCAGGTGGTCGATACCGTGGAAGAGGCGGTGGAGTTTATACTCAAAAGGGAGGATGCTTCCTATGTAGTTGATTAAAGCAATAGAGGAAAGGTGAAATTTCTTGGTTCCAGCAACCACCACCATATTCATCTACTTTGATGGGGAATGTAATTTCTTGATATCTTTGATTACTTCACACTCTCTGTTCACAATCAAACCTCCGACGATTTTCACCGTCTCCAACTTCCATGCGCACCCATTCTCGCACTGGATCTCCACATCTACATCCGTCGCAAtgcagaaaaagtaaaaaacaaaacattaattacaattcaggctctaaaaattgaaatttaagtgAGAATTTATAAATGCATGTGGGTTCTacatatgtaatttaattgtattattaaatGCCTAATCAACTTCTCTGTAAAAACCCTCATTCATATCATTATCACAATTTCAATTACAGCTTAATACATTACACATTTACCCTAAAGGTGGTCTTGATGAATGATCAAAAGGCCTAATATAAATTGTAAGGTGTTTACTTACATGTATTATCATTCATTTTATCAAGTGTTGTTTACTTACAAGTATCGTAACAATTTTGATAGCAAAATTACCTTTTAGCCcatctttacaaaatttaaacgcacaacaaaatggtgaagtTCCCTTAAAACTTTCGAGTAGTATTACAAGAGttcaaagttttcatttttcatacaaaatagCTACATCATATTtcaccatataaaaatataaaaaattattttttttctaaaaatggactaattttacaattttataaatttaagaaactaAAGTGATAAAGTCAAACTTAAATTGACTATATTACCCTACAAAAAGTAAAACTCCGATCATATTTTCTCCAGAAAATGGTCCAAGGAACCAAACTAagacagaaattaaaatttaaaaatactaaaataaaaatataaactcgagaaactaaaataattttaaatgaatactTAAGTACCATATACAACATTTACCCCATTATAAAAGATGGCGTATATGCAAGTCAGACAATGTAACGACGTCGTAACATCTCCTTGGCGGAAACACTGTGCTCAGCTCACCAACATACTGTTCAATCAACAGATAAGGCTCCCCAAAACCAACTgatcccctctctctctctcaatccTCTCAACAATGGAAGCCACTCTCTTCAACTTCCCCTCCTCCAAACCTCCTCTGCCGTCCTCCGCCGCCCTTTCCCTCAAATCCCACTTTAGCAACCCATTCTTCACCACCACCCACCGCCGGAAATTCTCGCCCAAGACTCCAAGTTTACCCAATATCCAAGCAGCTATAAGCCGCACCAAGAAGGAAGAAACAGTAGAGAAAGTGAAGCAAGAACTCGAGGGCTGCCACCTTATCGCCGGCATTGGCTACAAGGGCCTCACTGTCCAACAGTTTCAAGAACTCAGAACCCAACTCCCTGAAACCTCCAAGCTTTTGGTTGCCAAGAACACCCTTGTGCTTAAAGCAATTGAGGGCACAAAATGGGAGGCTTTGAAACCGTGCATGAAGGGTATGAATGCGTGGCTCTTTGTGCACAGTGAGGAAATCCCAGCTGCTCTGAAGCCTTACAGGACTTTCCAGAAGGAGAAGAAGTTGGAAGATAATGATTTCACAGGGGCTGTTTTTGAAGGGAAGTTTTATGGGCCTGAGGAGTTTAAGGCATTGGAGAATTTGCCTACAAGAGCTGAGGTTTATGCTCAGTTTTTGGGGGCTTTGAAGGGACCTGCTTCTGCTGTTGTTGGGACTATTCAGGCTCCTGCCAGGGATTTGATCATGGTGCTGCAAGCTTATTGCAAGAAGCTGGAAGAGGAGGGTGCTGGGCAAtagtgattttctttttcctatctGGTTGGATTATATGGTATGTAGCTTCTCTTGTTAATTGGAAGCACTATTTTTATGTAAGGAATTGTAGCATAGATTCTTTGTACAATTCAAGACACAATTGGTGATGCTTCATTTAATGAGTCACTGCCcgagttttatatatattttggatgGTATTAGATCCTGGCCTAGAAATGAAGCTCGGATGCTCTTTACTCTTATTGTCGTAATGAACTTAGCTCTATTATAAACTACTTTATGCTCCATGACCCGATTGATTATGTCATGTTATTTGTTAGCTCAGAGAAATCGAATTCCTTGATTTCGGATGTTGtatgttttcttgtttaactTTTGTGTGATTATGTTTTCAGCTCATGAGAACATTTTTATGCGCTATTTATCTAAATGCTGCATTGATTCTCTGACCCCTTGTTTTTCTGTGTTTATTAGTGGATGCTTGCTGAATGGCTTGAGCAGCTTCCTATTTTCATATCAGTGTGAGGTTGGGTTATTTATCATGTCGCGTATATCTGactattaattgaattttgcgCCTGGGATTATTTTCCGAGAGACCTGCTCTATGATGAATTTGGTTGacaaattattgtcatttagGTTTCTTGGTCACTATACACAGGAGGAACTTGAGGGATGACATCTATTTTAAATCTATATTAATCAgagttttgaaaatatgaCATTGCTTTTCATATGATGGTTATGTTCTTCTGCAACTGAATCATGTTGGTAGTAGCTCATAAAAATCCTTTTGGCACCTGCCAACTGCCACATCATTTTGTTAACCCCATCCACTATATGATATTATATCTGCAAAATTATCAGGAGTTCCAAATTGAGGTGTtcatttgtaaattaaaagCAAGAAAGGAGTTCTCCGCTATGCacattgcaataattttttttctttttttctctgaACAAACACAGGAAAATAGGTctcttgaatatttaattctttctcAGCCAAAGGAACTTCATTGTTGGTAAAACATAAGTCAATAGTAATAGTTCTAAATTGAGCACCTCTTGTTAACGCAGTCCAGTTAATGCTCCAGATCATCAGACTTAAGAGCATGTAAGACTTATGGGAACGTTTGTAGGGGCAAGACTTGGGTTACTCAAACATTTTATACTGCTCAAGATCTCCTCTTAAGTTATTACCACTATTTAGTTCTTGAATTGGCTGTCCTGTTTCCTTTTGATGGATCTTAATGTCTCGTCCTTGTTTGTGCTGAGCTATGTACTCTAAGACTCTACTTAATGGAGGCCAAATTTAGTGACTATAGTACCATACCTTTTACAATTCTGTACTTGAGTTCGTCTTGCTCATATTATGTTCACTTTGAGGTGGATCATCTTTGCAACTTAGGACATGAGGttggaaaataataaaaatatcctaTCCAAGTAAGACTGCAGCAGCATACGTTTCTTTAGATAAGTTGTCTTTGTTACTTAATATccgttttcaaattttctctatttttctgcTGCGtaatggaggaaaaattggtaGAATGCTTCTTTATTGGtgtattattatgttaaaaatcGCTCGCTTTTTCTTGGGACGATCAACGACTGATTCTTGGGCTATATGCTATTGAAGAAATTGAATAGTGCATTCTGACTGTATTCTTTGCCTAGAAACAATCAGCTGTACTCAGTGCATCTCAGTAGctgaaatattgatttatgaCGGTGAAATTTgcatctatatctatatctatctatGTGAATCCTGCAGCGTTTATTACCATTGGAAAAcacttattaaaattttcaattcaattgtaaaatacaataataaattgcAAGAGGAGGTAAAGAAGTGGAAATCAACAACCAGAACTGTATGGTCTTAATGTACCGttcatgttatatttgttGAACGATCCGAGGCGATAATGTTAAAACGTTTCATTGATGATTCCCAATGTGCTCAACTATGTGATCAAAACATTTAGTTGATGTATCACCATGGCTGTTACGCCTGCATGatcttttcttgattgttcATATACTTGAATGTACTGTTGATGCCTGCAACAACGGTGTCGACCGGTATGATTATATCTCGACCGGACGACCATTCTATCTGAAAATCACAATGCGAAGAATCTTGGAAACTATGAGACCTCCTAAGTGGCTATTTGCCATGGCCAAAAAGAGACATTATGGTAAATGCAGAAGATTGCTCATGTTTTCCTGCAGTTGCGGACAGTAGAGAAGAAACTTCGATGGCTGCATCAAGTTTCATAGTGTAAATGATGAGAGTTGAGTTGTGttctgaaattttgaaatatcacATCATGTCTGTATCAGTTCGTTATAGTAATCTAGCCGTAGTGGCATATTGTACCTACGTATATacaatagataatttttcatacttaaaatatattataaataaaaaagataaaatagaattgatGCAATGGcattaaaaaatgatgttgATTCACCTTTGCagggagaaaaaaataattataattaatttttaaaattgtataattaggGGTATAATTGTTATGCTTAAAAATTGGTGTGGCGGTGTCACTGACCTCTGTTGTGAGTGTAAAgagtcttttttttaatacctGTCGTGGCAAACCATGATATAATAAATCGCAGTcaagttactataaattttgaaaagttgaatgagttagttattttatcagttGAAGGAATTTTTGGagttcacaaaaattaatacaacagTGTCGAAACTGTCATTTTGTGTctatagtatttattttctttataatagtGCATATATTTGCATAGATTGTAGATGAACATGTGAATTTGGTACtccaataaaatttcattgaaaCATTTAACACAATACTATTGGAGTAAGATATataccaaaaattcaaattagtaataaagttgaaaaccaaaaatcaaaacccTCATGAGAggcaaattacaaaaatgccCTCAATCTCCTCTTTttcatcaatataatatttctttaaatatattcaaaatcataattttcttacTTTAAATCATTACACCTAAACAACACACCAAGAATTaagactaaaaaaaaaagggatagGGGTAGAATTGTCCAACTGAGGTGAATGAATTTTCACCTCTAGCTCCTCTTCTGTGCCGTTACATACAGTTCTCTGTACTGTCTACTAAAGTCGCTTGAGACTCATCCTCATAGTTTCACATCAATAAAAGACGGAACGCGACTTACCTTCAAAGTTCATAATTCTTTACCACTATTggtatttcaatttcaatttcaattattacatCAACCCATCAGCCATTAATTCTCTCAGTTCGAACTGTACAgaatcaaaaatcaaaacccaGAGCCAGATATAAACAACGAGGGCCCTTCAATTTTTGAGCTGAGAAGGGCCTGAAATTTGGGGCAGTTTCTGAGGAAAATGGACGATTATACGAGAGAAATGATGGATTTGAAAACCCTGGTCACTCGTACTCTCGAGAAGAAAGGCGTTCTTGCCAAGATCCGGGTTAGCATTGCtgctctctttatttttcttttttctttttttttcctttcgtCTTTTTTGTGGTTTCTCTTATTCTGTTGTAATTACTCAGTTTGTATGTTTATATCTTTCTTCTGTTCGTGGGTATGGAATTTGAGGGCTTTAAATTGTTGGGCCTAGGAGAGAGGTTCAGGCGATCTGGTAATTTTAAGTGAATTATtcagatatttttttgtattttagaaGCTGTGTTTTagtttttgtcaaaataaaggGTATTCTTTttggtgtttgtgtgtgtgtgtgtgtagttgATGGCAGTATAGTGTGTGTATTTCTGGTTGTACTTAATTCTTGCTTATATGTTAGCTTCAGATTTAGACTAGGTGGAAAATTAGATAATGGGATTGCATGCTATTTGCATCACATGTAAGAGGGCGTCCTTGGACCTTTTGCTGGGATTTTAGTAAATGGCTGTTCGTATGCACAGGCTTTCTGATTTGATTGTCGCGACCCGTGCTTGAGGTTGTTTATGTTGTGCGTTCTAATTATACTTAGCGTTGCAGTTTCTTAGCTTCTTTCTTGTACCAAATTCAACGTGTGATTTGGGTTGTAAAGAGTTATAGTAGTCCGTAGTTGTCTACTGGTCTGATTCTTTCATGGCTAACCTTGTGGAAGAGTTTCAAAGTGTTCTCAGATTTTACTAGATAGACATACAACATAAGTAAAAGTGGAGTTCCTTATAGTATCTATTTGTTGTTTCTGAAGATTTGCTAGAACCAGTAATCCAATCAACAAAGTATTTGTAGAGACTTATGATGAACATGCATATACTTGGAGctaattatggaaaaatgTGGCTTTCTAGTTCGTTTTATACTAAATGCTGAAAATTCTGCACTCCTTGGTTATTTAGGCTGAACTGAGAGCTAGTGTGTTTGAAGCGATAGAAGAGGAAGATAGAGTGGTGGAGAAAGAAGAAGGACTGCCTCCTGCACTTTTGGGTAGCTGCAATGACCGTGCAAAGCAACTTCACAACTCTCCTTCAGGTTAGATTCAATGATGTGGTCTCTTTCTTTTCATGCTCATGACCTGTTGAGCTATATGAATTTGTAGACAAATTAGGGAAGAAGAAAATCTTTGGTGACTTGATATATGCAGacatatatttcaatatattattactagCTAACTTTCATCCAAGTTCTGAATGTTATGGAAATTATGTTTTCCAACTGCTCAAAAGTTCTATCAGGAATTATGCATTTGGACCTCTTATTGTACTTCAAGCTCCCTGGGATTTCTTGAGCTAATATgctttttcactatttttgtGAGTGCAGGAAGGCTTCTAACTGCACTGATATGTGAATATCTGGATTGGGCTCAATTAAACCACACATTGAAAGTTTACTTACCAGAGTGTAATTTGGTATTTCCGCCATGTGCTGCCACTTGTTCCATTTTCTTAGTCAGGTTTATTATTTATGGGGTACAATTTTGTTAAccttcatttcaatttcagcCAAAGGATTCATGGAAATCAGAGTTAAAAGAATTTAGCAGCAAGAATGGATACGATCTTAATCGGAACGGAGATAGTGGGCCTTTGCTTTTGGATGTTCTTGAGGGGTACTTAAAGTATGAGGTCTGATGAAGAGCTGCTTTGTATACTATCATTCTTATTTCGGCAAACTGAACAATGCTATTCTTATCTCTAGTTTCCTAGCTTAAATTGTTAGATGAGGTGTTAGCATGCAGCTAACCGACATGGAATTTTTCCAACTCTCCTCTAAGGTTTTATGTTTCTGAACAATTAACATGCTTGGTATTCATAAAGAAGCTTCACACTGATGTCAGAGTGATGTATCTTCCGGTTAATGTCAAATAGTAGCATATCATTAATCATTTTCAGTTCGTTAGAAGGCGTTCACTTTTCTTGACAGTTTGATGTGTGTTTTTGCAGAATTTAT
This region of Sesamum indicum cultivar Zhongzhi No. 13 linkage group LG4, S_indicum_v1.0, whole genome shotgun sequence genomic DNA includes:
- the LOC105161133 gene encoding 50S ribosomal protein L10, chloroplastic, which encodes MEATLFNFPSSKPPLPSSAALSLKSHFSNPFFTTTHRRKFSPKTPSLPNIQAAISRTKKEETVEKVKQELEGCHLIAGIGYKGLTVQQFQELRTQLPETSKLLVAKNTLVLKAIEGTKWEALKPCMKGMNAWLFVHSEEIPAALKPYRTFQKEKKLEDNDFTGAVFEGKFYGPEEFKALENLPTRAEVYAQFLGALKGPASAVVGTIQAPARDLIMVLQAYCKKLEEEGAGQ
- the LOC105161134 gene encoding protein TONNEAU 1a, which gives rise to MDDYTREMMDLKTLVTRTLEKKGVLAKIRAELRASVFEAIEEEDRVVEKEEGLPPALLGSCNDRAKQLHNSPSGRLLTALICEYLDWAQLNHTLKVYLPECNLPKDSWKSELKEFSSKNGYDLNRNGDSGPLLLDVLEGYLKYENLSQGRGSNRRLTTADAESLPNLEARNMRRPSSSSVAGGLPPLGRPLPVSQSSERRGGSSTSGYRKEEYNWRYDNEELPEDVIRASAALENLQLDRKARNLTTSWRHAGDGISDEASRVDHM